One genomic segment of Culturomica massiliensis includes these proteins:
- a CDS encoding Fur family transcriptional regulator, with translation MPNEMEKVKTVKDIFTAYMQEKGLRKTSERYAILEEIYIHPGHFNVESLFEAMLRKNYRVSLATVYNTLQLLLDCNLIVKHRFENNMSLFEPTYDITPHEHLVCLHCGKVEELTDIHIDEAIESVKDKCGFSVHHHLLYIYGLCKECQKSH, from the coding sequence ATGCCGAACGAAATGGAAAAGGTGAAGACCGTAAAAGATATTTTTACAGCTTATATGCAGGAAAAAGGACTGCGTAAAACTTCCGAGCGCTATGCCATATTGGAGGAAATCTACATCCATCCGGGGCATTTTAATGTAGAGTCTTTGTTTGAAGCGATGCTGCGTAAAAATTACCGGGTCAGTCTGGCAACGGTATATAATACATTACAGTTGTTGCTGGATTGCAATCTGATCGTCAAACATCGCTTTGAGAATAATATGTCTTTGTTTGAACCTACATACGACATTACCCCGCATGAGCATTTGGTGTGCCTGCATTGCGGGAAGGTGGAAGAACTGACGGATATACATATCGATGAGGCGATAGAGAGTGTAAAGGACAAATGCGGATTTTCCGTCCACCATCATTTATTGTATATCTACGGACTCTGTAAAGAATGCCAAAAGAGTCATTAA